A genomic stretch from Scomber scombrus chromosome 8, fScoSco1.1, whole genome shotgun sequence includes:
- the LOC133984397 gene encoding uncharacterized protein LOC133984397 gives MKLILSLTLIWTLSSKAEALQCWDYLGVNPKRNFLFPCESTELCATFQEYMDGRANQSTTRRCFSSSLFSEGLHTFSLSLGLGTLTTSVRVCNTDGCNIEDIPYPGDLKKNGLKCFTCDDPSSVVCNKIVQCMGVQDRCIKRTVLGCVSANLCEDARRLEFFLDLKSPRKPKCCGSSFCNSAWSVKLSVMSLLLGLFTLTFY, from the exons ATGAAGCTGATCCTGTCTCTCACGctcatctggactctctccAGCAAAG CTGAAGCTCTTCAGTGTTGGGATTATTTAGGAGTAAACCCAAAGAGAAACTTCTTATTTCCATGTGAATCTACTGAGCTTTGTGCCACCTTTCAAG aATATATGGATGGGCGTGCGAATCAGTCCACCACCAGGAGGTGTTTTTCATCCTCCCTTTTCAGTGAAGGActtcacacattttcacttaGTCTTGGTCTTGGAACTTTGACAACATCTGTTCGTGTGTGTAACACAGATGGCTGCAACATTGAAGACATACCTT ACCCGGGTGATCTGAAGAAAAACGGTCTGAAGTGTTTCACCTGTGATGATCCATCTTCCGTTGTGTGTAACAAGATAGTACAGTGTATGGGAGTGCAGGACCGCTGCATTAAAAGGACTG TGCTTGGATGTGTCTCTGCAAACCTCTGTGAGGATGCTCGTCGCTTGGAGTTCTTCCTGGATCTTAAATCCCCTCGTAAACCAAAATGTTGTGGAAGCAGCTTTTGTAACTCAGCCTGGTCTGTCAAACTCAGTGTGATGTCTTTGCTGTTGGGACTCTTCACCCTTACCTTCTATTAG